The Zingiber officinale cultivar Zhangliang chromosome 2A, Zo_v1.1, whole genome shotgun sequence genomic sequence GGTTCCCTTTTGCGTATATGGAAAGACGGGAGCGAGTGCTTGCAAGTAAGGTTGTTCCGAACCTATAGATATCAATGTTTCATTAGATGCCGACCTCGTGCAGTGATGTTTGCATCCATAAGCTGAAAACATATTGGGTTTGCATCTACTCTTGATCCCCCCTCCTTTCCTTTTTTCTTGCATGTTCTGTCTATATATATGGCTATTTTTTGTAAGCCTGACACATGATCGTATCTTGTTTATGTCCGATCTAATTAATCTAGATACTATATTATTGTGAATCCACAGTTTCTACAGTCATAATGGTCAGCATATCAAACAAGTTATTGTCTCTAGAAATAACTTGCGGATATTGAAACATAGTTATTCCTTTTCCGTATCGAAAAATCCTTTTAACTTTGAATGACTTGTGGTAAGTTTTGATTGAAAGATGTTCCCAGGTATTTCTACTTGATTTCTTCCTTAGGTATATGTTTATTGTTACTTTCATATATAATGAACGACCTTTACCTTCTTGTTCTCGTTATTGTTGCACCATCTTCGTTCTCGTGCTTTCATTTATTCCTTATCAATTAACTAAGTTCTATTGTCTTGATAAGTTCTAAAATCGTGGGCTTCGAAGTGTTTATTCTTGCCTTGATTTGTTAAATCGCCACGAAGTGTAGTGACAATTTAAGCTATTTTGCTtggtgttttttttaaaaaattcatctaactaaaatacaaatcatgcactaagttgtgtaaattaaattatatacattttttgaaaattttaataatttcctTTCAATCTAAGCTTTCTCTTTATTGTTTCCATGTTACCTTGATGAGATGTTGcctttagcttctttctttctttttttttttcccccttgcgtttctatttttctttcttggCACGAAGATACAACTTTTACAATGCCCTTTTTTTTACATAAAAAACAAACATATTAtgtcatctttattttttacatttttaattattttttaaaaatgtgacttaaatttattctatttttaaCCTTTCCAATTGGTGTTCttggttaattttttaaaatccccTAAATAAAATGCAAATCATGCATCAAGTTCACAAGTTGTGTAGTACAAAATCGTAGCTCCTACTGTTATAGTTGTAGTAattatgaaattttttataatatgTGTAGCAGTTTGTAAATTATTGTGACTATGAGAATAATATTAGAtgataattatattattttacttAAGATAAAatagcttttttaaaaaaaaatttaaagtgggACATCTCTTTACAATTTAGGAAAAAACGGAATGTCTTCTTTATTTTTGTCCATTTTTATCTATTTTTTCCTTTGTTATCTTAATGGGATGTTGcctttagcttctttcttttgtttttttccgcTTGCGTTTCTACTTTTTCTTTCTCGGCATGAAGATACAACTTTTACAATGTCCTTTgtttacataaaaaaaaaataaacgtattatatgatatttattttttgatgtttaGACTATGACATCAAAAAAAATGTTATGTTATATGAAGTTGTCTTTTGTTTACAATAATATCTTttgttatttgcagatgatatttttttggtagatgagacacgtgaaggagtaaatattaagttagaatcttggagggaaacactagaagggaaaagttttaagtttagtagattaaagacagaatatatgaaatttaaatttagtaatattagaagtaatgaaataattgttaagataggagatgacgagttgcccggaaccgagagatttaaatatttaggatcatttttacaaaatgatggagggattgagagagacgtcttacatagaatacaagcaggatgagtgaaatggagaggagcgtcgggtgttttatgtgaccataaagtacctcttaaacttaaaggtaagttctataaaagcgctgttagacctgctatgttatatggagttgaatgttgggctatgactcgagcacatgagcataagatgagagttgcaaagatgaggatgttaaggtggatgtgtggacatacgaagatagaCAATAAGgaatgagaacattagagagaaagtcggagttgcatttaTTGAGAACAAACTCCgaaagacacatttaagatggtacagacatatacttagacgaccaataaatactccagttaggcgatgtgaaactatgataaatatgcatatcaaacgaggaagaggaagaccaaaaaagacttggttagaaataataaaataagataaaatttatttaaatatagatgatgatataataggagatagagctcaatgacgtaaaaggattcatacagccgaccccgcctagtgggaaaatgcttgattattgttgttgttgttgatgttTAGACTGCAACACTTGGAATGTCGAGGTTGCTTTCTCCATTACTTACCCTCAATATCGGCTCTTTATTCTTCGTGGGTAGAGGCGGTTTCATTAAGGTTTCTATTTGTTATAGTGTCTAATGGTCTTTCGTCCTTCTCTTCCAACTTTTGACCTTGAGATTGAGTTGGCGAGCGATTTTTGTGGAGGTTGACTATCTTATTTCAGATTTCTTTTATCTGCATAACTACCTATCTTGTACAACACTTCATCAGACAAAATATTATTAAATGGTAGTTAATATACtttttaccttttcttttgcctTAGATTTTTCGATCTATCTCGGTAGGTCCACTTTTCTTTCTTAATTATTCTTCTATTCCTTTTGAGGCTCGAAGCCACTATATCGCTATCCTACATTTAAAGTTCGTTTGGATGAGATATCCTATCCATGACTTCATATGCGAAGTTCGCCTCGTTTTCTTCTAATTTGTATCGTTGTAGGTAGCAAGTCTCTCAAAGAGTGCTCTTTGATACCAAATGTGGATGGTAGTACAACTCTCTTTTCTAGGTTTAGACTCTATCAATGGTGAGTCCTCTAAGAGCAAACAACTCCAATACCAAATATATAATTAATAGCGTTGTAAAGGGTGAATCTTTACAACataagttggataagaacaaatataataagaaaattaATAATCTAAGATCTAGAACATGGAACATACGAACTCTCaatggtaaatcaatggaggtagtagatataatTATTGGGAGAATAATTAGTATTTTATCTGTATAAGAGAAAAAATGGATAGACAAAAAGATAAAACTGATagagaactcgagttttaagttatggtacatagAAAAgaattattgtagatagttcgttaaaggataaAGTTATAGGAGTAATTAGAAAAagagatagaattataacccttaagataatagtgacgaaaAAAACAATGAACTTAATTAGTCTATATGTATCGCAAGTAGAATTAGATAAAACTACTAAATTAAGGTGTTGGaacgacttagatgaaatattataaaatatttcgtcaaatgaaatgattttattaGGAGGTGATATAAATAgatatgtcggagtgaaaaatgaggaatatgagagggtacatgacAGTTATGAGTTTAAAatgagaaatgaggaagggaaaactatattagattttgcgaaaACATATGATTTTATATTagttaatacgttttttaagaaatgagaagaacacttagtcacgttcaaaagtgggaacaataaatcgcaaattgactttcttatggttagaaagaaggatagaaaaatttataaaaattgcaaagtcatccttgcagaaagcttaactactcaacataggttagtagtgttggatatacgtctcaataaaatatatacgactcttaGAATtgagtggtggaagttaaagaatgagaagtaaaatatatttaagaagaaggtagaagtacaagattaggtgaaatatacggtgattctaatacgacatgggataagatgatattaaagttgaaaatagtagctaagggTTTACTCGGCGAGTCAAAGGGGCATACAccattaagtaaagaatcttggcgGTGGAATGAGAATATACCagaaaaagtgaaggaaaaataaataacttataaggaattatatatttgtaagaagtaggaaaattttaaaaaaatatacaataactaAGAAAGAAGATAAGAGAGTAGTGAATGAAGTAAAcaataaaacttttgaacgattatatcaaaaattagatacaaaagaaggataaagagatatttatagaataactaaagtgagagaaagaaagataagagatcttatccaaataaaatgtattaaagatgaatataacaGGGTACAAGTAaacgataaataaataaaagagcggtggaagatgtattttcatcaactttttaatgaacatgaccaacttaacttaggtaatttaagtaggtcaaatgaacataaaaatttaaatttttatcgtataaTTCAAATTTCAGAAATAGAATAAgatttaaatgggatgcacaatgaaAAAGTCATTGGATCATATGATATTTCGATCGAGGTATGGaaatgcttagggaaacaagatattgaatgacttataaaattatttaacatgatattgaaaacgaaaaaaaagtCTGATTTatagaggataagtactctagttctcttatataagaacaaaggagacataccaaattgtgcaaactatagaaaaataataagttaTACCATGAAATtttaggaaaaagtaatagataaaagattaAGGAAAGAGGTCACGgtgattgaaaattaatttgggtttgtGCTTAGAAGGTCGATAATAAaaactatacatcttcttagacaattaattgaaaaatattatgagcaaaaacaagatctacacaaggtattcattgatttagaaaaaacttatgagaGAGTTCcaaaagaaattatatggagaattctagaaaagaggagtgttagcgtaacatatattgaactaattaaatatATGTACGAGAATGTAACGACTAGCATAAAGACTTCAGACGaagtaactgaagtatttccaataaagataaaattacattaaaaatcAACTTTAAGTCTTTATCTTTctatactaattatggacgaattcACTGCATACATTCAAGATATAGTACCATGAtgcatattgtttgcagatgatattattttatagACTACTTGAAGGAGTAATGATAAACtagaattttaacaaaaaatattagaaaggAAAGATTTTAGACTTAATAGGATaaagatataatatataaaatttaaatttaataatattatatataatatatgcaTATTGTTTCCTTGTATTTCTTTCAATGAGCAAAGTGTTAATTACTTTACAAAGTCTCAAAGTATAAATTTATCGGGCACAaaactaatttattatatatatatatatattgaagtctatcattaaatatataaaattgttTAAAAGATATAATTCATGTGAtatatctttttatatatatatatatatatatattttgaagtctatcattaaatatataaaattgttTAAAAGATATAATTCATGTGATATATCTTTCATTAtactaaaatataataatattgatattagataaaaaaaaaattattaatatcaGGTGCACGATTAAATTGCacgaaaattataaaaaaaataaataaaaagaatacaGTTTTCAAAAGACGACATGAAATATTTTGATATGGAATGAACTACAAACTACTACGTGAGCTTTAACCACTTAAATAAATTTacgccttttattttttattataatatatatatttataattaaaaaataaaatatatcgtCATGAATCATAAATTAGATggtgttaaaattaatttttttataaaaattgtgGAATCATTGATTTCAAAGTCCGTTGAGCCGTAAAACCTAAGCTTGTAGCAACTTTAAATTGTTAAATGCACTTAAAATGAGTAGTGCGGCGTGACGTCCACAAATATGTATAGATATATGGACTCTGGCATCACGCACAGGAGTTGCACGGGTTCACGTCGAGTTTCATCACTGCATCGTCACTAGTGAACTCACCCACTTCCCTACGATCAAACCCACTAAGACACTCAAGTCGACGCCGTACAATAATTAATGCATCATCCATGTTCTAGATATCTCAACTACCCCGTCTGCAATCTATCCCAATTCCCTTGGGTACTTTTTTTCATTGATAatctaaatattcaatttttattaattttaaacgtGATGTATTCAAATTTACCTAGTAAATCCGTTTCACCTCTTATCACCGCACTCGCACTGTAACCCGGGGCTTAAAACATCAGCCGGGGCATCTTCTTGTTTCTATATAACGCTACTCAAGGCGTAATTTAATTACacgtttaattatattattaattaagCTCCTCGCCATTAGACATGGCATGGCTTAAGCTTGAAGAAGTTGAGTGCCTGCGCTTTGCATGTGGTCTTCTCGTTCCCTCGGCGGTTCTCGTAATGCTGTTGAGGTTGACGTGGCGGCGGAGAAGGCTGGGGTTTCCGCCGGGGCCGACGCCGCTGCCGATCATCGGCAACATGCTGATGATGGACCAGCTGACGCACCGGGGACTGGCTAGGCTGAACGAGCGGTACGGCTCGGGGATCTGCCACCTCCGCCTCGGCGCGCGGCACGCGTTCTCGGTGTCGACGCCGGAGGTGGCGCGGGAGGTGCTGCAGGCGCAGGACCACGTGTTCTCCAACCGGCCGGCGACCATCGCGGTGGCGTACCTGACGTACGACCGCGCCGACATGGCGTTCGCGCACTACGGTCCTTTCTGGCGCCAGATGCGGAAGCTGTGCGTGATGAGGCTGTTCAGCAAGAAGCGGGCGGAGTCGTGGGCCTCGGTGCGGGCGGAGGTGGACGGCGCGGTGCGGGAGGTGGCGAAGTGCGCCGGCGCCGGTGCCGCCGTCAATCTCGGGGAGCTCATGTTTAAGATGACGATGAGCATCATCTTCCGGGCGGCGTTCGGGACGCAGAGCCGCCACGGGGACCAGGAAGAGTTCATTGCCATTCTGCAAGAGTTCTCGCGGCTCTTCGCCGCCTTCAACATCGGCGACTTCATCCCCGCCCTCACATGGATCGATTACCATGGCATCAACAAACGTCTCAAAGTAgatcatcaattaatttattatatattaattaattaattaattaattatacatTGCAGGCGGCGCGAGGATCACTCGATAGGTTCATCGATAAAATTATCGACGAGCACATCGCGAACCCGAAGGCGGAGGCGGCGTCGGATCGCGACATGGTCGACGAGATGCTCGTGTTCTTAGAGGAGGCAGCCGGTACCGTCGATGCTACTCGAGGGATGGAGAAGGATGAGCTGCTGACCAGTAGCTTCCGGCTGACAAGAAACAATATCAAAGCAATAATCATGGTAATTAACGTCGCTTAATTAGCCGATCAGTAATTATCTTCACCCACGCCGTCAATTAGTCTCATCAGATAAACCTagctaattaaaaattattatactgACGCATGCAGGACGTCATGTTTGGTGGCACGGAGACGGTGGCGTCGGCAATCGAATGGGCGATGGCGGAGCTGATGAAGAACCCCGATGAGATGAGGCGCGTGCAGGAAGAGCTAGCTGCCATCGTCGGCGTCGACCGACAAGTCCAAGAGAGCGATCTCGAGAAGCTTCCCTACCTCAAGTGCGCAGTGAAGGAGACGCTCCGCCTGCACCCGCCCATCCCGCTGCTACTCCACGAGACGGCAGAGGAGAGCCAGGTGGCTGGGTACTTGGTTCCGGCGCGGTCTCGGGTGATGGTCAATGTGTGGGCGATCGGGCGGCAGACATCAGTGTGGAAGGAGGCGGGGGAGTTCCGTCCCGTGCGGTTCATCCCGGGCGGCGAGGCGGCGGCGGTGGACTTTAAGGGGAACTTCTTCGAGTTCCTGCCCTTCGGGTCGGGGCGGCGGTCCTGCCCGGGGATGCAATTGGGGCTTTATGGGATGGAGTTGGCGGTGGCACAGATGGCCCACTGCTTCGAGTGGGCGCTGCCCGGCGGCATGGAACCCAGTGAACTAGATATGGATGATGTTTCTGGGCTGACCTCGCCTAGGGCGGTGAGGCTGGTGGCCGTTCCCACCCTGCGCCTCACCTGTCCTCTCTATTGATAGTGATGATCGGAGTGAGTAAAATATGGAgcaaatatatatgtatatagttGTTTGATCTTGatagaaaatattataaatatgataattataaataatgatatagtaatgaagataaaaaaagataataattcattattgatacggttggtaatggagggcCTATGAGGAAAGGGTTGGAAAAGTCAAGactatgtggcggtcaaaagtcaggaggacgtggtggtcaatagtcaaggtgatgtggcagtcaatggTTAGGCTGACGAGGCGGTTAAAGACGAGCAGGTGCGCTAGTCAGAAGTCAGGCAGGCTgatcgatcaagggggcaaagcagTCGGAAGGCGAGGCTGACGGGGCGGTTAAAGACGAGCAGGTGCAATAGTCAGAAGTCAGGCAGGCTGATCAATCAAGGGGGCAAAGCAGTCGGAAGGCGAGGGAAGACGTCAGGCGGCACACAGGTCACAGGTCGGCATCGGCAGAGCTGACCAGAAGCAGCCCGATCTATAGACCTgcagttgagggccaggaagtacaaagcgcagaatgcaagtcgggatcggcagagctgagcagaggccaagaacagGAAGTATAGGCCAgtgggtcgggatcggcagagctgaccAGAAGCAGCCCGATCTACAGACCTgcagttgagggccaggaagtacaaagtgcaggatgcaagtcgggatcggcagagctgatcagaagcagcccgatctacagacctgcagttgagggccaggaagtacaatgtgcaggatgcaggttgaagatcagcgtagctgtgtctagacagcttgagctgcaggtctgcgagttggaGGCTTGGAAATGCGAATCACAGGTGTAGGCCGGTGCAGGGATACAAtggatcggaggagctaagtaatacgggcgcggagaatctcaacggtccgtcgaGGAGAGTCATTACACATCAACAATGCGGGCGAAGGCAGAGgttcctaaaacgaaaagatgccctcataaccagtagTAGCTCGCCGGTGTCACTCTGAGGACAAAATCATGTCTGAGGCGGAGGTTCCTAGCGGAAGATCTGGCGCGACAAATAGCGACCGACAGTATCCGGAACTAGGCGACAAGCCAGTCTAACGTTTTCGGCGGGATGGCGGACTCGAGAAGGGGGACATAAAGGCGAGAAATTCCGGTATGCAGTGCGCACACACTCTCTCGCCACTTTTTCCTGTCTTTCCTTCGCTTCTCTCTGTTCTTTCGGGAAAAATGACCTAACAGGCGTCGGAGGGCGATCAGGGACTTTCCacgggtttcggtctctaacgtagGAGGAGATCGTGCGAGTGTGCGAGGTCCTGCAGCGTCGACCACCGTGGGGCAGATCATCTTCTACGACCTTCCGTCAACCATCGGGACACCTGGACcgacctccgtccgactcagcctccggacgggatcaaatttggcgccatctgtgggaaacacaacagcctgatccggagcgtgaagatggaggactcgggCCGTAGCTCTAGCAGGAGGATCAACGTAACCATGACCGCGGGGgaatacgagctcttcaaggaagtTAGAAGGCAAGCCGCCTCTGAAAAGCAAGGAACAGTTTCGCGACCTCGCTTGGTGCCCGAAGCGTCTAAGGAACCAGCTCCTAcctccgacaggggctcaaagaggaagcagcaggaagaactccctcgtacttcattccgggagcctcgccgcaactatcatcgAGCCGAACCTCGTGCGCACAGCCCGAAGAAGGAGGAACCGCCGGCATCGGTGGCGGAAAGCTCTTTACACCCACCTCGGGATTCAGGGAAGGGAAAAGTTATAATCCCTGCTGGAGATCTACCTGAAGATCCGGAtgacaaggtacccttctcggctcatATCCTTAGGGAAAGCCTGCCTAAAGGGTATCGAGCCCCGAACATCGGAGAATACGATGGGAGCAAAGACCCGGAAGAGCACCTGAGGAAGTTTAAGAACGTGGCTATCTTGTATCAATACAGCGACgctgtcaaatgccgagtgttcctacacaccctgtccgggtcggcacaaaagtggtttgatggattgcccccagagtccatcaatcgcttcatggatttcaaaacggcattcctacgccgcttcgccagtagtcgtaagtataaaaaaaccgaccactgtctttttgctctcaagcaggattcGACGATATTGATGAGCGCCCTTGCGGAActacatcaaccggttcagtcaggtggccaatgacgtcccctccgccacctcagaaatattgatgagcgccttctcccatggaTTGCGAGAgggggaattcttcagggacctcatcaaaaaccccgcccaAAGCTTCgacgatatggtggagaaagcttcgtgctacatcaaggtggaagaagcgcaggccaCTAGGAGGAAAGCCGAAAAGACGATGGCCccaggcaaccgacctgaaaTGAGAGCACCACAACCGACTCAGCCCTTCCAGCGAGGTCAACCCAGGCCTGCTCCTCAGCCTGCCCAGGGAATTAGGCCAGCATCGCGGGTTGCCGCCGTACATGCGCCtaggcctggaccaaggggagagccagcatcggtccaggacgcacgatctcagtaactgcttccaattcgctcgTGACTCCAGGCGAGCTGCAGAGCAGGGCTTGCCTCCCCCAACGTTGGCGCCCCAAATACAAAGGATGGACGAAGAACGGGCTGCAGCTGGGCGCGCTCGGCAGACCCGACCTGACCTAGCCGGCCCATATAATCAGGCTGGCCTTGGAGAAGATCGAGGAGATGTCGGAGAACTGGAGAACCGGGGCAACGCTGCTGTGCGAGAGATCGGCATGATCTCAGGAGGACCCACTGACGGagactcaggccgagcccgtaagtcacacgTTCGGCGGCTGTACGTGGGAGCCGTGGGATGCAGAAACGAGCAGGCCTCCGGCCCTATTATCAGCTTTGGGCCTCAAGACCTGGAGGGTCTGGAACTGCCTCATGACGATGccctcataatcaaggccgttattgctaatagctgggtggctcgggtctttgtggataccgggagctcggtcaacattttattcagagctgcgttcgaagagatgcagatcgacgccgctGAGCTTCAACCCGTGGCCACTTCCTTGTATGGGTTCACAGGTAACGAAGTCaaacccatgggtcagatcaagctggccatctccatgggcactgagccattggtgcgtacccggaggagcaccttcattgtggtggattcacCTTCCTCctataacgtcatcctgggaaggccagccctGCATGAGTTCCGAGCCGCCGTCTCCacctttcaccagaagatcaagttcccagtagGCGAGCAGGTCGGAGAAGTAAGGGGGGAGCAGAGGGTATCTCGAAGTTGCTACATCGATACGGTCCGGGTGGAGGCGCGCAAAAGCCGGCGGACTCAGGATGGCGGTGTACATGCCATccaggaggagcctctgcctattgctGAAGAGCTTGTCTCCTGCGAAGATATTCAGTTGTATCCTGACAGAGctgagagcatcactcgcattgctaGTGACCTGTCACCGGAGCTCAAGGCGGAGCTGATACAATGCCTGATCCGTAACAGAGACGTCTTTGCTTGGTCTCCAGAAGAACTGCCCGGCGTCAAACCAGAGGTAGCTGAGCACAAGTTGCATACTATACCCGAGGCccagccagtcaagcagaagaagagaaacttctccacCGATCAAAATAAGATTATCCGGGTTGAAGTGaatcagctcaggaaggcaggacatgttcgagaggtgcaattcccatCCTGGCTTTCCAACGTCGTACTGGTGAAGAAGcccaacaacaagtggagggtgtgcatagactttcgcgac encodes the following:
- the LOC122042436 gene encoding cytochrome P450 84A1-like; amino-acid sequence: MAWLKLEEVECLRFACGLLVPSAVLVMLLRLTWRRRRLGFPPGPTPLPIIGNMLMMDQLTHRGLARLNERYGSGICHLRLGARHAFSVSTPEVAREVLQAQDHVFSNRPATIAVAYLTYDRADMAFAHYGPFWRQMRKLCVMRLFSKKRAESWASVRAEVDGAVREVAKCAGAGAAVNLGELMFKMTMSIIFRAAFGTQSRHGDQEEFIAILQEFSRLFAAFNIGDFIPALTWIDYHGINKRLKAARGSLDRFIDKIIDEHIANPKAEAASDRDMVDEMLVFLEEAAGTVDATRGMEKDELLTSSFRLTRNNIKAIIMDVMFGGTETVASAIEWAMAELMKNPDEMRRVQEELAAIVGVDRQVQESDLEKLPYLKCAVKETLRLHPPIPLLLHETAEESQVAGYLVPARSRVMVNVWAIGRQTSVWKEAGEFRPVRFIPGGEAAAVDFKGNFFEFLPFGSGRRSCPGMQLGLYGMELAVAQMAHCFEWALPGGMEPSELDMDDVSGLTSPRAVRLVAVPTLRLTCPLY